One window of the Tautonia marina genome contains the following:
- a CDS encoding hybrid sensor histidine kinase/response regulator codes for MAEAVTQRRIPASGRSRPVLLVVDDEPEVLRSLYDLFRLDYRVLTASRGAEALDILGREPVSVIMSDQRMPEMTGVEFLSQARVIRPEATRLLITGYADLKAVIDAINEGHVFRYIAKPWDPEELATVIRQAVEHRNLIVEKQRLIEELRAANLRLQEANRLKSNFIEVASHELNTPVTIVLGMAELWKLTQGNAAEPDDLTSGWVERILAAGRRLASTVERMIKLLHADRLAPMLDAEPVELASLVSQVIDDVQPYLDARQQRIELVVEPELGVAEVDRGKVADALSNLVINAIKFTPDQGLIRVWAGPEGEDAVAFEVCDEGVGIDPNEQDLVFEPFFTGFDTMHHSSGDFQFGKRGIGLGLSLVRTFAEMHGGFASFESTPGQGSRFRIQLPRHPITRPLPDESEPSPEREPPDQEKGRSGTAG; via the coding sequence GTGGCCGAGGCCGTCACCCAGCGCCGGATTCCTGCCTCCGGACGAAGTCGTCCCGTGCTTCTGGTCGTCGATGACGAGCCGGAAGTGCTTCGATCGCTCTACGACCTGTTCCGGCTCGATTACCGGGTCTTGACCGCCAGCCGCGGAGCCGAGGCGCTGGACATCCTTGGTCGGGAACCCGTCAGCGTCATCATGTCCGACCAGCGGATGCCGGAGATGACGGGGGTCGAGTTTCTCAGTCAGGCCCGAGTGATTCGTCCTGAGGCGACCCGCCTGCTGATCACCGGCTACGCAGACCTGAAAGCCGTGATCGACGCCATCAACGAGGGGCATGTCTTCCGATATATTGCCAAGCCGTGGGACCCGGAGGAACTTGCCACGGTGATCCGTCAGGCGGTCGAGCACCGCAATCTGATCGTCGAGAAGCAACGGTTGATCGAAGAACTCCGCGCGGCCAACCTCCGATTGCAGGAGGCCAACCGACTGAAGTCGAACTTCATTGAAGTGGCCAGCCACGAGCTGAACACGCCGGTCACGATCGTGCTTGGCATGGCCGAACTCTGGAAATTGACCCAGGGCAACGCGGCGGAACCGGACGATCTGACCAGCGGCTGGGTCGAGCGCATTCTCGCCGCGGGCCGTCGGCTGGCATCGACGGTCGAGCGGATGATCAAGCTCCTGCATGCCGATCGCCTGGCCCCCATGCTCGATGCCGAGCCGGTCGAACTTGCTTCGCTGGTTTCCCAGGTCATCGACGATGTTCAACCGTATCTCGACGCCCGCCAGCAGCGGATCGAGCTGGTGGTGGAGCCCGAGCTTGGAGTGGCGGAGGTTGATCGGGGGAAGGTGGCCGATGCCCTCTCCAATCTGGTCATCAACGCGATCAAGTTTACCCCGGACCAGGGGCTAATCCGCGTCTGGGCGGGTCCGGAAGGGGAAGATGCCGTGGCCTTCGAGGTCTGCGACGAGGGGGTCGGCATCGACCCGAACGAACAAGACCTGGTCTTCGAACCCTTCTTCACCGGGTTCGACACCATGCACCACTCGTCCGGAGACTTCCAGTTCGGCAAACGCGGCATTGGACTGGGCTTGAGCCTTGTTCGCACCTTCGCCGAGATGCACGGTGGCTTCGCATCCTTCGAAAGCACGCCGGGTCAGGGTTCTCGCTTTCGGATCCAGCTCCCTCGACACCCCATTACCCGCCCGTTGCCAGACGAATCAGAACCGAGCCCTGAACGGGAGCCTCCCGATCAAGAAAAGGGGCGTTCGGGAACGGCCGGGTAA
- a CDS encoding NAD-dependent epimerase/dehydratase family protein translates to MNDPNGPLSRPCLVTGATGLLGSHLAEQLVARGEPVRALVRATSDTSFLESIGVELVIGDLTDPNSCAEALRGARVVYHAAAKVGDWGTWDEFQSACLDATESLARAAIIAGVDRFLHISSTSAYGHPPRTGQAITEDHPLGVGLWWPWDYYTISKVESERILWRLAKEEGLPLTVIRPSWLYGERDRTTVARMINRMRGAGIPVIGPGDNPLSAIYAGNVANACILAAEDPSSVGEAYNITDQGPMTQREFIHYFAEAAGAGPPRWYRRLPHFYPLVFGGSLVIEAYARLMRWPKAPIITRYATWLMARRIWYSTEKARSRLGWTPTLGNAESIAQTVRWFLDQDTERRDP, encoded by the coding sequence ATGAACGATCCCAATGGTCCTCTCAGCCGCCCCTGCCTCGTCACCGGCGCCACGGGTTTGCTCGGCAGCCATCTCGCCGAACAGCTCGTCGCTCGCGGAGAGCCGGTTCGCGCTCTGGTCCGGGCGACCAGCGACACGAGCTTCCTCGAATCGATCGGGGTGGAACTCGTGATCGGTGATCTCACCGATCCGAACTCCTGTGCCGAGGCGCTCCGAGGAGCCCGAGTGGTGTATCACGCCGCGGCGAAGGTGGGCGACTGGGGAACCTGGGACGAGTTCCAATCCGCCTGCCTGGATGCGACCGAGTCACTCGCCCGAGCGGCGATCATTGCCGGGGTCGATCGCTTTCTGCACATCAGCTCGACCAGTGCCTATGGCCATCCGCCCAGGACGGGTCAGGCGATCACCGAGGACCACCCACTCGGCGTCGGCCTTTGGTGGCCCTGGGATTACTACACGATCAGCAAGGTCGAATCCGAACGCATCCTCTGGCGACTGGCGAAGGAGGAAGGGCTTCCCCTCACCGTCATCCGCCCAAGCTGGCTCTACGGAGAGCGTGATCGGACGACGGTGGCTCGCATGATCAATCGTATGCGAGGGGCCGGAATTCCCGTGATCGGCCCCGGAGATAACCCGTTGAGCGCGATCTATGCCGGAAATGTTGCGAATGCCTGTATCCTCGCGGCCGAGGACCCCTCTTCGGTGGGGGAGGCGTACAACATTACCGACCAGGGGCCGATGACCCAGCGCGAGTTCATTCATTACTTCGCCGAGGCCGCCGGGGCGGGACCCCCTCGGTGGTATCGTCGGCTGCCGCATTTCTATCCGCTGGTGTTCGGCGGTTCGCTGGTCATTGAAGCCTATGCCCGGCTCATGCGATGGCCGAAGGCTCCGATCATCACCCGGTATGCAACCTGGCTGATGGCTCGACGGATCTGGTACAGCACCGAGAAGGCTCGATCGCGACTGGGTTGGACTCCCACCCTCGGAAATGCGGAGAGCATTGCACAGACGGTCCGCTGGTTCCTTGATCAGGACACCGAGCGCCGCGATCCGTGA
- a CDS encoding efflux RND transporter periplasmic adaptor subunit — protein sequence MAEDTTKTQEPQQQPIDPGLLEQTKNQIRTLVAEIADLADSDIQPPEFSQEFLTRAVAAVAASGGALWMLDNRGTLKLQNHVEFQLTGLLDGRVRTQPHDILLGTIFQAAQAQIIPPGATIEGVPGAGNPTAFALILSPLIVDKQVVGLVEILMDPTRRAATQKSTLRFVGDLCDLAAQYLKNRQMRQMMSQQKLWNQLEGFTHAIHASLDLQETAFAVANDGKRLIGCDRLSVALKIGGRTMVEAVSGQEVVEQRSNLIRELTKLCKLVIKSGEDLVYTGDTEGFPPDIRDALEIYVDESGSKAVIITLLHRPEEPSKDGKVPDKVPFGCIVAEQIGDELIVTDVHARSEVVSRHASTALYNAQEHHRIFLRPVLKALGSPWRMFRGRTLAKIAAVLGIVAAVVLVMAFVPWKLTIEGKGSILPEERRNTYAPLSARVAQVHVEHGDLVRAGEPMVTLYSEELLKQLEQVQADRSYYGAQAATLERRINQTTDYNERPILAGQEEEARIRYESATEQLEIIREQLEQLNVTAPHDGTIVTWEVRKNLLGRPVEIGQELVSVASTSGDWILEVNVTDDDMAPILAAEQRLRDKIARGDASPDEALKAYFVLATDPEKRYPGYVRRIASMAQTVEGEHVVKITVGFSDEVRDQIIARSQNTDRGLRSGAEVRARIECGDERMAYVVFRKVINAFHETVLFRWPFMN from the coding sequence ATGGCCGAAGACACGACCAAGACGCAAGAGCCGCAGCAACAGCCGATCGATCCCGGCCTGCTTGAGCAGACCAAGAACCAGATCCGGACGCTCGTCGCCGAGATCGCCGATCTGGCTGATTCCGACATCCAGCCACCGGAATTCTCTCAGGAGTTCCTGACCCGCGCCGTCGCCGCGGTGGCCGCCTCGGGCGGTGCGCTCTGGATGCTCGACAATCGGGGCACGCTGAAGCTCCAGAATCATGTTGAATTTCAACTGACCGGCTTGCTCGATGGCCGGGTGCGCACCCAACCGCACGATATTCTGCTCGGCACGATCTTTCAGGCCGCACAGGCCCAGATCATTCCGCCGGGAGCCACCATCGAAGGGGTGCCCGGCGCAGGTAACCCGACGGCCTTTGCCCTGATCCTCTCCCCCTTGATCGTCGACAAGCAGGTGGTCGGCCTGGTCGAGATCCTGATGGACCCGACCCGCCGCGCGGCCACGCAAAAAAGCACGCTCCGGTTTGTCGGCGACCTCTGCGACCTGGCAGCGCAGTATCTGAAGAATCGCCAGATGCGGCAGATGATGTCGCAGCAGAAGCTCTGGAACCAGCTCGAAGGCTTCACCCACGCCATTCACGCCTCGCTCGACCTCCAGGAAACCGCCTTCGCCGTGGCCAACGACGGCAAACGCCTGATCGGCTGCGACCGCCTGAGCGTTGCCCTGAAGATCGGCGGCCGAACGATGGTCGAAGCCGTCAGCGGCCAGGAAGTGGTCGAACAACGGTCGAACCTCATCCGAGAGCTGACGAAACTTTGCAAGCTCGTAATCAAGTCGGGCGAAGACCTCGTCTACACGGGGGACACCGAAGGGTTCCCGCCCGACATCCGCGATGCCCTGGAAATCTATGTTGATGAGTCGGGCTCGAAGGCCGTCATCATCACCCTGCTGCACCGTCCTGAGGAGCCGAGCAAGGACGGCAAGGTTCCCGACAAAGTCCCCTTTGGCTGCATCGTGGCCGAGCAGATCGGCGACGAGTTGATTGTCACCGACGTTCACGCCCGGAGCGAGGTCGTCTCACGGCATGCGTCGACGGCGCTTTACAACGCTCAGGAACATCATCGCATTTTCCTGAGACCCGTACTCAAGGCACTCGGTTCTCCCTGGCGGATGTTCCGGGGACGGACTCTGGCGAAGATCGCCGCGGTGCTGGGTATCGTCGCCGCCGTCGTGCTTGTGATGGCCTTCGTCCCCTGGAAACTGACAATCGAAGGCAAAGGATCCATCCTTCCGGAAGAACGTCGGAACACCTATGCCCCGCTTTCCGCTCGGGTGGCCCAGGTTCACGTTGAACACGGCGACCTCGTGCGGGCCGGGGAACCGATGGTGACGCTCTACAGTGAGGAATTACTCAAGCAGCTCGAACAGGTTCAGGCCGACCGTTCCTATTATGGTGCCCAGGCCGCCACGCTCGAACGGCGGATCAACCAGACAACCGACTACAACGAGCGCCCCATCCTCGCAGGCCAGGAAGAAGAAGCTCGCATTCGTTACGAGAGTGCGACCGAGCAACTGGAAATCATTCGAGAACAACTGGAGCAGTTGAATGTGACGGCTCCCCACGATGGCACAATCGTGACCTGGGAGGTGCGGAAGAACTTGCTGGGCAGGCCGGTGGAAATCGGCCAGGAACTTGTCTCGGTCGCCTCGACCAGCGGTGACTGGATCTTGGAAGTGAACGTGACGGACGACGACATGGCTCCAATTCTTGCCGCCGAACAGCGATTGAGGGATAAGATCGCCAGGGGAGACGCCTCACCCGACGAAGCGCTCAAGGCCTACTTCGTTCTGGCAACCGACCCGGAGAAGCGATATCCGGGTTACGTCCGCCGGATCGCATCGATGGCCCAGACGGTTGAAGGGGAACACGTCGTCAAGATTACGGTCGGGTTCAGCGACGAAGTGCGTGATCAGATCATCGCCCGGAGTCAGAACACCGATCGCGGTTTGCGATCCGGTGCCGAGGTTCGAGCCCGGATCGAATGTGGCGATGAACGGATGGCCTACGTCGTCTTCCGAAAGGTCATCAATGCCTTCCACGAAACGGTCTTGTTCCGCTGGCCGTTCATGAATTGA
- a CDS encoding efflux RND transporter periplasmic adaptor subunit translates to MQTIVKTTLAAALVASLSVAMIAPVRAQQPTISSNGQVQTLVVPGNIEWIERAALAARREGILRHIEKSIGQEIKRGDLVAYLDSTMAELARTKAEMFAKDTSAIEMAEAEREVAATNAARAYRLRDINSKEEYELRQAQFKVADAKLKEEKSKYEQAAQELKMAEEAVAEHQILAPFDGEVLQQIKYPGEAVQSMEPVVHVARTDRVRFQGYVPLEMAYQLRKGMVVDVQPVIEGEQIPITQKRFRGRIVYISPELAFAKTRAEVEIKADIINNIDKELRVGHKANMTVYLTDDPNLIPAPPEDMLPVIPDPTPTPPVIGRRMDLGANAAQ, encoded by the coding sequence ATGCAGACGATCGTGAAGACCACTCTGGCCGCTGCCCTCGTCGCAAGCCTCTCTGTTGCGATGATTGCTCCCGTCCGGGCACAGCAGCCGACCATCTCGTCGAACGGCCAGGTGCAAACCCTGGTCGTGCCGGGCAACATCGAATGGATCGAGCGAGCAGCCCTGGCCGCTCGGCGCGAAGGGATCTTGCGGCATATCGAAAAGTCGATTGGCCAGGAGATCAAGCGAGGCGACCTGGTGGCTTATCTCGATTCCACCATGGCCGAGCTGGCCCGAACCAAGGCGGAGATGTTCGCCAAGGACACCTCAGCCATTGAAATGGCTGAGGCCGAACGGGAAGTCGCCGCCACCAACGCCGCGCGGGCTTACCGTCTTCGCGACATTAATTCGAAGGAAGAGTACGAACTGCGCCAGGCCCAGTTCAAGGTGGCCGACGCCAAGCTCAAGGAAGAGAAGTCCAAATATGAGCAGGCCGCTCAGGAACTAAAAATGGCCGAAGAGGCCGTCGCCGAGCATCAGATTCTCGCACCGTTCGACGGCGAGGTCTTGCAGCAGATCAAGTACCCCGGCGAGGCCGTGCAGTCGATGGAGCCGGTCGTTCACGTTGCCCGGACCGACCGAGTCCGGTTCCAGGGATACGTTCCGCTGGAAATGGCCTATCAGCTCCGCAAGGGGATGGTGGTGGATGTTCAGCCGGTCATCGAAGGGGAACAGATTCCGATCACGCAGAAACGGTTCCGAGGCCGAATCGTCTACATCAGCCCCGAACTGGCCTTCGCCAAGACCCGAGCCGAGGTCGAGATCAAGGCGGATATCATCAACAACATTGACAAGGAATTGCGGGTTGGCCACAAGGCCAACATGACGGTCTACCTGACCGACGACCCGAACCTTATTCCTGCTCCTCCGGAAGACATGCTGCCGGTGATTCCCGATCCGACGCCGACCCCGCCGGTGATTGGTCGCCGGATGGATTTGGGAGCAAACGCAGCTCAATAA
- a CDS encoding site-2 protease family protein, whose product MLRDPSQSASVPAGQAAEYLTARLRPDLVVQPVPYEGVTHYVIKDPIALKYFRFKSEEYFLLQELDGKKTLQDIKRAFERKFRPQTITVEDLLRFVAQLHEASLVLVDTPEQAKALVKRKKKNRWKKIKQTAANILYIKIPIIDPEKLLTWMYPYFRWLFTSYFVIFSLGMMLAALTLVFAQWDTFTTKLPTFESFFNWRTLPSLWLSLAVVKIIHEFGHGLTAKHYGSEVHEMGILFLVLTPALYCDVTDSWLLPNKWKRIWIAGAGIYVECFLAALATFVWWNTQPGLFNSLMLSTMFICSVNTILFNANPLLRYDGYYVASDYLEIPNLRIKSTQFFTYAFQEKVLGLEVPVQSYMPRSRRALFVTYAVASYLYRWFITFSIIFFLYHFLPPKLRVISAMLAMGALVPLLFMPMWQIVKFVRQPGRMRKVKKVRAAACFAVAAAVIALILLIPTPLRIKGTLVLRPAKPDRIYVEVPGRLVSIDVRDNQPVEGPRDDGSPGTVIARLSNLDLLREVSELNEEIQVNEVKARVYDQTSGNNPLNRVLHLETVDMIEQDLQPKLDVAIDQQGKLVLTAARDGVVMGIPNREVTGSFMRPGDLFCEVGDPKQLEAHLLIDQSDIDLIKQDSENSKAKAWVKIYGKSHETILSHVEEIARRNQEEIPPELSNLAGGEIATQPDEETGGARPLTTVYEVVIPIDNSNLSLHPGQRGMAKIDGGTATLGWWIWRTITKTFRFVL is encoded by the coding sequence ATGCTCCGAGACCCCAGCCAATCCGCTTCGGTGCCTGCCGGTCAGGCGGCCGAATACCTCACCGCCCGCTTGCGGCCCGACCTCGTCGTGCAACCGGTCCCTTATGAGGGCGTGACCCACTACGTCATCAAGGACCCGATCGCCCTGAAGTACTTCCGGTTCAAGTCTGAGGAGTACTTCCTGCTCCAGGAACTTGACGGCAAGAAAACACTTCAGGATATCAAGCGAGCCTTTGAGCGCAAGTTCCGGCCCCAGACGATTACCGTCGAAGACCTGCTCCGGTTCGTCGCCCAGTTGCACGAGGCAAGCCTCGTCCTGGTTGACACTCCTGAGCAAGCCAAGGCTCTGGTCAAACGGAAGAAGAAGAACCGCTGGAAGAAGATCAAGCAGACCGCCGCGAACATTCTCTATATCAAGATCCCGATTATCGATCCGGAAAAGCTGCTGACGTGGATGTATCCCTATTTCCGATGGCTTTTCACGTCATACTTCGTGATCTTTAGCCTCGGGATGATGCTGGCGGCGCTGACTCTTGTCTTCGCGCAGTGGGACACATTCACCACCAAATTGCCGACGTTCGAAAGCTTCTTCAACTGGCGAACGCTCCCGTCTCTCTGGCTAAGTCTGGCCGTCGTGAAAATCATTCACGAGTTCGGCCACGGCCTCACGGCCAAGCATTACGGTTCGGAAGTCCATGAGATGGGCATTCTGTTCCTGGTGCTCACCCCGGCCCTCTATTGCGACGTGACCGACAGCTGGCTCTTGCCGAACAAGTGGAAACGCATCTGGATTGCTGGGGCAGGCATCTACGTCGAGTGCTTCCTCGCGGCCCTCGCCACCTTCGTCTGGTGGAACACCCAGCCAGGCCTGTTCAACAGCCTGATGCTCTCAACCATGTTCATCTGCTCGGTGAACACGATTCTCTTTAATGCAAATCCGCTGCTGCGATACGATGGTTACTACGTCGCCTCCGACTACCTGGAGATTCCGAACCTCCGGATCAAGTCGACCCAGTTCTTCACCTACGCGTTCCAGGAAAAGGTGCTCGGCCTGGAGGTCCCAGTTCAGAGCTACATGCCGCGATCGCGTCGCGCCCTGTTCGTGACGTATGCCGTCGCATCGTACCTCTACCGGTGGTTCATCACCTTCAGCATCATCTTCTTCCTGTACCATTTCTTGCCGCCGAAGCTCCGGGTCATCAGCGCAATGCTGGCGATGGGAGCCCTGGTGCCGCTCCTGTTCATGCCGATGTGGCAGATCGTCAAGTTCGTCCGCCAACCCGGGAGGATGCGCAAAGTGAAGAAGGTCCGAGCGGCGGCTTGCTTCGCCGTGGCGGCGGCCGTGATCGCCTTGATCCTGCTGATCCCGACGCCGCTGCGGATCAAGGGGACGCTCGTGCTTCGTCCCGCCAAGCCCGATCGTATTTACGTCGAGGTCCCCGGCCGTCTGGTCTCAATCGATGTTCGAGACAATCAGCCTGTCGAAGGGCCCCGTGACGATGGCAGCCCCGGCACCGTCATCGCCCGCCTGAGCAACCTCGACCTGCTCCGCGAAGTCAGCGAGTTGAACGAGGAAATCCAGGTCAACGAGGTCAAGGCTCGTGTCTACGACCAGACCAGCGGCAACAATCCACTGAACCGCGTACTTCACCTGGAAACGGTTGACATGATCGAGCAGGACCTCCAGCCAAAGCTCGATGTGGCGATCGATCAGCAAGGGAAGCTCGTCCTGACCGCCGCCCGAGACGGTGTGGTCATGGGGATTCCGAACCGAGAGGTGACCGGCTCGTTCATGAGACCCGGCGACCTTTTCTGTGAAGTTGGCGACCCGAAGCAACTGGAGGCCCATCTGCTGATCGATCAATCGGATATCGATCTGATCAAGCAGGATTCCGAGAACTCCAAAGCCAAGGCCTGGGTCAAAATCTACGGCAAATCCCACGAGACGATTCTCAGCCACGTCGAAGAGATTGCCCGCCGCAACCAAGAGGAAATTCCTCCCGAGCTTTCGAACCTCGCGGGCGGCGAAATCGCCACTCAGCCAGACGAGGAAACCGGCGGAGCCCGGCCGCTGACCACCGTCTATGAGGTCGTGATCCCGATCGACAACTCCAACCTCTCCCTCCACCCCGGCCAGCGCGGCATGGCCAAGATCGACGGCGGCACTGCTACCCTCGGCTGGTGGATCTGGCGGACGATCACCAAGACTTTCCGGTTCGTCCTCTGA
- a CDS encoding ABC transporter ATP-binding protein, with protein MKNFARLVRFAWPYRGRFVLSIGCAMMVALLWFTELGAVFPLLKILLGGENVQTWVADQIERYETDVETVRARLNELEIVRQAGPKGVHADHVEQIKQGYQSAWNLYFNEVPEEFHATSVGPKPSLPAEQLERYSALTQAYRIAEARYDELGHASRLMEEGGPSALDRRERSWQKEMAKAEGWQARFEAVAPWVSRWLPEDNFRTLTVLLALVMVGVAIKGVFMFGQEFLVANIMQLSIFDIRKRFFRRTLALDLASFNQQGSADLMARFTSDLDSVSQGLVVLLSKVVREPLRIIACLGGALWLNWRLTLLALVLVPVSAITTVKVGKLMKRAIRRSLESMSNIYKILQETFQGIKLVKAYTMERRERRRFYLESKALYKKRVRVATIEAMSDPVLELLALTTVSIALMSGAYLVLRESRFLDLGLFRLQLASEPMTIEQLLTLYVMLAGVSDPLRKLSNVHSKIQRAAAASDRICALMDREPTVIERPGALRIPPHRLQIEFDNVHFSYDDRTQVLRGLNLKVRHGETIALVGPNGCGKSTLMNLLPRFWDVEDGAIRIDGHDLREVSLKSLRSQIGMVIQETILFEDSIAANIGYGSPFATREQIEAAARRAYAHQFISTMPEGYDTIIGERGAGLSGGQRQRIALARAMLRDPAILILDEATSAVDIQDEALIRRAIEEFSRGRTTFLITHNLGSLQFADRIVLMNEGQIESVGTEDELRRTSSLYRRLLELQYHRESA; from the coding sequence ATGAAGAATTTCGCCCGTCTCGTACGGTTTGCCTGGCCCTACCGGGGCCGATTCGTGCTGTCGATCGGCTGCGCGATGATGGTCGCCCTGCTCTGGTTTACAGAGCTGGGGGCGGTCTTCCCGCTGCTGAAAATTCTGCTCGGCGGCGAGAATGTCCAGACCTGGGTTGCCGATCAAATCGAACGGTACGAAACCGACGTAGAGACAGTGCGCGCTCGACTCAACGAGTTGGAGATCGTCCGCCAGGCTGGGCCGAAGGGCGTGCACGCCGATCATGTCGAGCAAATCAAGCAAGGGTACCAATCCGCCTGGAATCTCTATTTCAATGAGGTTCCCGAGGAGTTCCACGCAACCTCTGTCGGACCCAAGCCGTCGTTGCCGGCCGAGCAACTCGAACGCTACTCGGCCTTGACCCAAGCCTATCGAATCGCCGAAGCCCGTTACGACGAACTCGGCCATGCCTCCCGGCTGATGGAGGAAGGGGGGCCGTCGGCGCTCGATCGCCGCGAACGCTCCTGGCAGAAAGAAATGGCCAAGGCCGAAGGCTGGCAAGCCCGGTTCGAAGCAGTTGCTCCCTGGGTCAGTCGCTGGTTACCCGAGGATAATTTCCGGACCCTGACCGTCCTGCTCGCCCTGGTGATGGTCGGCGTGGCAATCAAAGGGGTCTTCATGTTCGGCCAGGAATTCCTGGTGGCGAACATCATGCAGCTCTCGATCTTTGACATTCGCAAGCGTTTCTTCCGCCGCACCCTGGCGCTCGATCTGGCAAGCTTCAATCAGCAGGGTTCGGCCGACCTGATGGCCCGCTTTACAAGCGACCTCGACTCGGTCAGCCAGGGGCTCGTCGTCCTCCTGAGCAAGGTCGTGCGAGAGCCTTTGCGCATCATCGCCTGCCTCGGAGGGGCTCTCTGGCTCAACTGGCGATTAACCCTTCTGGCGCTCGTGCTGGTGCCCGTCTCGGCGATCACCACAGTCAAGGTCGGCAAGCTGATGAAGCGGGCGATCCGGCGATCGCTCGAAAGCATGTCGAATATCTACAAGATCCTGCAGGAGACCTTCCAGGGGATCAAGCTCGTCAAGGCCTACACGATGGAACGCCGCGAGCGCCGGCGGTTCTATCTGGAATCGAAGGCGCTTTACAAGAAGCGCGTTCGGGTGGCGACCATCGAGGCGATGAGTGACCCGGTGCTGGAACTGCTGGCATTGACCACCGTTTCCATCGCCCTGATGTCCGGGGCCTACCTCGTCTTGCGAGAATCGCGCTTCCTGGATCTGGGTCTCTTTCGCCTTCAACTGGCTTCAGAGCCGATGACGATCGAGCAGTTGCTCACGCTTTACGTCATGCTCGCTGGCGTCTCCGACCCGCTACGGAAGCTCTCGAACGTGCATTCCAAGATCCAACGGGCCGCGGCGGCTTCGGATCGGATCTGTGCGCTGATGGACCGTGAGCCGACGGTCATCGAACGACCGGGAGCGCTTCGGATCCCCCCCCACCGGTTGCAGATCGAGTTCGACAACGTCCATTTCTCCTACGATGACCGGACGCAGGTTCTCCGAGGGCTCAATCTGAAGGTCCGTCACGGCGAGACGATCGCCCTGGTCGGCCCCAACGGTTGCGGCAAGTCGACCCTGATGAACCTCTTACCAAGATTCTGGGACGTGGAAGACGGCGCGATCCGGATCGATGGCCACGATCTGCGGGAGGTCTCGCTCAAAAGCCTTCGGTCACAGATCGGCATGGTCATCCAGGAAACGATCCTGTTCGAAGACTCGATCGCCGCGAACATCGGCTATGGCAGTCCCTTCGCCACAAGAGAACAGATCGAAGCCGCAGCCCGCCGCGCATACGCTCACCAGTTTATCTCCACCATGCCCGAGGGGTACGACACGATTATCGGGGAGCGTGGCGCCGGTCTCTCCGGCGGCCAGCGGCAGCGAATCGCTCTGGCTCGGGCGATGCTCCGAGACCCGGCAATCCTCATCCTCGACGAGGCCACCAGCGCCGTCGATATCCAGGATGAAGCCCTCATCCGCCGGGCCATCGAGGAGTTCTCCCGCGGGCGCACGACCTTCCTGATCACCCACAATCTCGGATCGCTCCAGTTCGCCGATCGAATTGTGCTGATGAACGAAGGGCAGATCGAGTCGGTCGGGACCGAGGACGAACTGCGACGAACCTCCTCGCTCTACCGACGCCTCCTCGAACTCCAATATCACCGAGAGAGTGCCTGA